Proteins from a single region of Abyssalbus ytuae:
- a CDS encoding PepSY-associated TM helix domain-containing protein: MKKNKKKGKSKFQKIVSWIHLWPSLISGIIVLFVCLTGTIIVYSDEIMDISAGEALYVEPQEKRITQSVIFEQIKNINPNYHISEIVFYKDPARSLRLRVFDLKERDLFMIYMNPYTGTILKEDHTLYFFYITAHLHAQLLAGPVGSWIVIISTIIFLIGCITGLILWWPKKWTKTTRQASFTVKWKAKFKRLNYDLHNVLGFYSLPFCIILSLTGLLIFFHPLMDFTVKVSGGDEVGLQEVMPKADSTRISKNMVDLAYKTIHEEYPDKKAVNIWVYRLDKMGAYLFNSGTPGLKSIENVDFTAYNRYTGEKIELAPKHIIHEKTENIVWQLHMGQWWGQIGKLITFITGIIATSLAVTGFLIWWGRRNKKKNQKKIIVTQ; the protein is encoded by the coding sequence ATGAAAAAGAACAAAAAAAAAGGGAAAAGTAAATTTCAAAAAATTGTGTCCTGGATACATTTATGGCCAAGTTTAATTTCGGGTATAATAGTATTATTTGTATGCCTTACAGGTACCATTATTGTTTACAGTGATGAAATAATGGATATAAGTGCCGGAGAAGCTTTATATGTTGAGCCGCAAGAGAAAAGAATTACTCAATCTGTTATTTTTGAACAAATCAAAAACATAAACCCGAACTATCATATTTCCGAAATTGTTTTCTATAAAGATCCTGCCCGAAGCTTAAGATTACGGGTTTTTGATTTGAAAGAAAGAGACCTTTTCATGATTTATATGAATCCCTATACCGGAACCATTCTTAAAGAAGATCATACACTTTACTTTTTTTACATTACGGCTCATTTACATGCCCAATTATTAGCAGGACCGGTTGGCTCATGGATTGTTATTATTTCCACAATTATTTTTTTAATAGGTTGTATTACAGGCCTTATTTTATGGTGGCCAAAAAAATGGACTAAAACCACCAGGCAAGCAAGTTTCACCGTTAAATGGAAAGCCAAATTTAAACGCTTAAACTATGATCTTCATAATGTTCTTGGTTTCTATTCTTTACCTTTCTGTATTATTTTAAGCCTCACAGGATTACTTATTTTTTTTCATCCCTTAATGGATTTTACTGTAAAAGTTTCCGGTGGCGATGAAGTAGGTTTACAGGAAGTTATGCCTAAAGCTGATAGTACACGCATATCAAAAAATATGGTTGATTTGGCCTATAAAACAATTCATGAAGAATATCCTGATAAAAAAGCTGTGAATATCTGGGTTTATCGTTTAGACAAAATGGGAGCCTACCTCTTCAACTCAGGAACTCCGGGTCTTAAAAGTATAGAAAATGTCGACTTTACTGCCTATAACAGATACACCGGTGAAAAAATAGAACTTGCTCCTAAGCATATTATCCATGAAAAAACAGAGAACATTGTTTGGCAGCTCCATATGGGCCAATGGTGGGGACAAATAGGTAAATTAATTACTTTTATTACTGGTATTATTGCTACCTCGTTAGCTGTTACCGGATTTTTAATCTGGTGGGGAAGACGTAATAAAAAGAAAAACCAGAAAAAAATTATTGTAACCCAATAA
- a CDS encoding TonB-dependent receptor codes for MKNKDSLFSFIKKTFLPFILLSFYNVPAQEKGSVEGKVITSDNKPATLVNVIIENTNKGTVSDENGNYQINSIDAGNHTLTFSLLGMETKSIEIAIIEGNTTKIEDIVLNVSEQQLQEVVLEVRRKNKFDQKETEYVSRMPLSNIENPQVYSVITGELLEELQVTDIQSTLQNAPGISNVMQGIGSGGVGLNLYLRGFSADIAMRNGIGSAFRTGTDQANIKRIEVIKGPSGTLFGTNLVSSYGGVVNLVTKKPYESFGGSVGYSTGSYNLSRLTADINTPLNKDETVLLRINAAKHYEHSFQDYGLTRNWFVAPALTYKASDRLTLNIEAEIYDNKSPSIYFNPGSAGLSSMDDLNYSFDYSYGSDYLQNHNKSFNIYAEAKYKISDNWTSQTVLSKSNVDNSTNYLFLDFIDNNDAGRRIMNIESQFDITQIQQNFIGEFEIGSLKNKLVAGIDYYDVKTPYRRTQFVYDTIGYNNPQADFNPKKYENLLGETDAFRIGTRDQHSINVYVSDVLSLTEKLSVMASLRLDNYNDIESGYSQSYLAPKFGAVYQIVKDKVSVFANYMNGFKNVAPDLSSGEEVELNPEFASQIEGGIKADLFKGKLSTTISYYNIAVKDVVRYVNNGGVRSQIQDGEKTSKGFEIELIANPVKGWNIVAGYANNNSEFDKGDESVLGNTPYAAPETTINFWTSYKVPMGLIEGLGFGFGANHISDSYVDDQNTLLSPGYTTLNSSIFLDKPTYRIGIKFNNITNEKYWANMGSYVQPQKTNNTVISLAYKF; via the coding sequence ATGAAAAACAAAGACTCCCTATTTTCATTTATAAAAAAAACCTTTTTACCCTTTATTCTTCTTTCGTTTTATAATGTTCCCGCTCAAGAAAAAGGAAGTGTAGAGGGAAAAGTTATAACCAGCGACAATAAACCGGCCACTTTAGTAAATGTTATAATTGAAAATACGAACAAAGGAACTGTTTCCGATGAAAACGGTAATTATCAAATTAATAGTATTGATGCCGGTAATCATACTTTAACTTTTTCATTATTAGGTATGGAAACAAAATCTATTGAAATAGCTATTATTGAAGGAAACACCACTAAAATAGAAGATATTGTATTAAATGTAAGTGAGCAGCAATTACAGGAAGTTGTTCTGGAGGTAAGAAGAAAAAACAAATTTGATCAAAAAGAAACAGAATATGTTTCCCGTATGCCCCTGAGCAATATTGAAAATCCCCAGGTGTATTCTGTAATTACCGGCGAATTACTGGAAGAGTTGCAAGTAACTGATATTCAAAGCACATTACAAAATGCCCCGGGTATAAGTAATGTAATGCAGGGTATTGGCTCTGGTGGTGTAGGGTTAAATTTATATTTAAGAGGTTTTAGTGCCGATATTGCTATGAGAAACGGTATTGGCTCTGCATTTAGAACAGGAACTGACCAGGCAAATATTAAACGTATTGAAGTTATCAAAGGCCCCTCCGGCACCTTATTTGGAACCAATCTGGTTTCATCCTATGGAGGTGTGGTAAACTTAGTAACCAAAAAACCCTATGAAAGCTTTGGAGGTTCGGTAGGATATTCTACCGGCAGCTATAATTTATCTCGCTTAACTGCAGATATTAATACTCCTTTAAATAAAGATGAAACTGTTTTATTAAGAATAAATGCAGCTAAACATTATGAGCATAGTTTTCAAGATTACGGATTAACCAGGAACTGGTTTGTAGCTCCCGCATTAACCTATAAGGCAAGCGATAGATTAACTTTAAACATTGAAGCAGAAATATACGATAACAAATCTCCCAGTATTTATTTTAATCCGGGAAGTGCAGGATTATCTTCTATGGATGATTTGAATTACAGTTTTGATTATTCCTACGGTAGCGACTACTTACAAAATCATAATAAGTCATTCAACATCTATGCTGAAGCAAAATATAAAATATCAGACAATTGGACTTCACAAACTGTTTTATCAAAGAGTAATGTAGATAATAGCACAAATTATCTGTTCCTGGATTTTATAGATAATAATGACGCCGGCAGAAGAATAATGAATATAGAAAGTCAGTTTGATATTACCCAGATACAGCAAAACTTTATTGGTGAATTTGAAATCGGATCTTTAAAAAACAAATTAGTTGCAGGAATAGATTACTATGATGTAAAAACTCCCTACAGAAGAACTCAATTTGTTTACGATACGATAGGATATAATAATCCGCAAGCTGATTTTAATCCTAAAAAGTACGAGAATTTACTAGGGGAAACCGATGCTTTTCGTATTGGAACCAGAGATCAGCACAGTATCAACGTTTACGTGTCAGATGTTTTGAGCTTAACAGAAAAATTATCTGTAATGGCAAGTTTAAGGTTAGATAATTATAACGACATAGAATCAGGTTATTCACAATCATATCTAGCTCCTAAATTTGGGGCTGTATACCAAATTGTAAAAGACAAAGTTTCGGTTTTTGCCAATTATATGAATGGATTTAAAAATGTAGCCCCGGATTTATCTTCAGGAGAAGAAGTTGAATTAAACCCGGAATTTGCTTCTCAAATAGAAGGAGGTATTAAAGCAGATTTATTTAAAGGTAAATTAAGTACAACCATTAGTTATTATAACATTGCCGTTAAAGATGTAGTAAGATATGTAAATAACGGAGGTGTTAGGTCTCAAATTCAAGATGGAGAAAAAACCAGTAAGGGCTTTGAGATAGAACTTATTGCAAACCCTGTTAAAGGATGGAATATTGTTGCCGGATATGCTAATAATAACAGCGAGTTTGACAAAGGAGATGAATCTGTTTTAGGAAACACTCCATATGCTGCTCCGGAAACAACCATTAATTTCTGGACAAGCTACAAAGTTCCAATGGGGTTGATTGAAGGCTTAGGATTTGGATTTGGAGCAAACCATATAAGTGATTCATATGTTGATGATCAAAATACACTTTTGTCACCGGGATATACAACACTTAACAGTTCAATATTTTTAGATAAGCCCACTTACAGAATTGGTATCAAATTTAACAACATAACAAACGAAAAATATTGGGCAAATATGGGGTCGTATGTACAACCTCAAAAAACAAATAACACAGTAATAAGTTTAGCCTATAAATTCTAA